The segment CATAGAAAATTTGACCACCTCTATCAAGTTCTTGACTTATCGCAGTTCTGATTACATCCATATCAATTTCAGATAAATACGTTTTAATCGATCTTCTAGATGGCGGTGGAGTATTTAATAAACTCATTTGTCTAAGGCCAGACAAACTCATATACAGAGTTCTTGGGATTGGTGTGGCTGAAAGAGTTAAAACGTCAATATTTGTTTTTATATTTTTTATTTTTTCTTTTTGCCTAACTCCAAATCTTTGTTCTTCGTCAATAACAAGTAATCCTAAGTTTTTAATTTCGATCTCTTTTCCTAAAATTTGATGAGTAGCTACAACTAAGTCAATTTTATTATTTTTTAAACCATTATAAATATCTTTTTTCTCAGTATTTGTTTTAAATCTGTTCAGTAGAGAAACTTTTATTGGGTAAGGAGAAAATCTATTATAAAAAGTTCTCCAGTGTTGTTGAGCTAAAATTGTTGTTGGAGCAAGTAAGATTACCTGCTTACCAGATGTAATTGCTTTAAAAATTGCTCTTACGGCTACTTCTGTTTTTCCGAACCCGACGTCTCCACAAACTAATCTATCCATTGGCTTATCGCTTTCCATATCAATTTTTACTTCTTTAACAGCTGTTATTTGATCTGGAGTAGCTTGATAAGGGAATGACTCTTCTAACTCTTTTTGCCAAGGCCCATCTTCTGGGAATATATGACCTTTAAGTTTTTCCCTTTTTGCGTAAAGTTTTAAAATGTCTAAGGCAACTTTTTTTATTATTTTTCTATTTTTATCTTTTATTTTTAACCATTCTGTGCCTCCTAATTTATTTATTCTAGGCTTTATTTTTCCACTAGATCTATATCTGTTTATACTCCCAAGTTGATCAGCTGCAACGCTTATTTTTCCATCAAGATAACGAATGACTAAGTAGTCTCTTGATTCACCGGTAATGTTTATTTTTTCTATTTTTAAAAATTGTCCAATACCATGGTTTTTATGAACTATATAATCTCCTGGATTTATTTTATTTACATTTATATTTGAATTTACACTCCTTTTTCTTTTTCTTATAAATACATTATTAAATAAAGCTTGCTGAGAAAATAATTCTTTGTCTGTTATTAGAATTACTTTCCATATCGGCAAATAAAATCCTTCTATTTCATAATTATTTTTATTTTTAATAATTACTGGTGTCGAATTTTCAATTAACTTATGCGCGCTTTCAAGATCGTTGGGTTTGTCTAAGTAAGTTGTATTACATTCATGCTCAAAAAATAAACTTTTTGTTCGTAGTGGCTGCGCTGATAATATCCAGACTTTATCTTTATTTAATATAAATTTATTTATTTCTTTTGAAAGTTTGCCAATATGTTTAGAAGAGGTATTAATGCGTTTATCTGACAAAAGAAATCTATTATCTAAATTTCTTTTTGACTCGAATTCATATAAATTTATTACATTATAATTACTAAAAGTTTTTATAATTGATTCAAATTTTTCGTGAAGATTAGATTTAACTTTTATATTTATATTATTAGATTTTAAGTTGTTGGCGATTTCATCTTTATGTAGTTCAAAATTATTATCTGATTCAAGACACCAATTATTAGAAAATTTATTACATTCCTCTTTTTCGTCGATGACAATTAATGTTTCTTTATTTATGTAATCTAATAGGTTTGATGGATGTTCCTCAATTACCCCCAAGTATCTATCAAGATTATTCTTAGTTGTTATTTCTTCTGAATTAAATGTACCTTGTTCTGATAAATTTTCTAAGCTTTTTCTTATTAATAAATTAAAGCCGACTTGTACAATTTCAACCTTATTAACACTATCTAATGTTCTTTGTGATACTGGATCATATTCTCGTATTTTATCAATAATATTATCAAAGTATTCTATTCTTACAGGCAGTTCATTATTAACTGGATAAATATCAATAATTTCTCCTCTTCTACTCCATGACCCTTCTTGCGAAGTTAAATTTTCTTTATTATAGCCGAGTAAAACTAACTTTTTTGTTAACTCTTTTATGTCTAGTTCATTTCCCTTAATTAGTGTAAATATATTTTCCTTAAATTGATTAATTTTAATTAAATGAGGTTGTAGGGATCGTTCAGTTGTTATTATTATGTTTAATTCTTTTCTTTCTTTTTTAATAATTTTAGAGATAACTGATAACTGTGAATATTCAGTCTCCTTTGACCTGTTAATTGAAGCATATGGCAAATTTTCACTTGGAGGATAATATAATACATTTCTATTATCTATACTATCGAAATATCCATACCATTTGTAGGCAATTTCCTCGTTAGGACTTATAAGTAAGATATCTTTATTTTCTTTATTAGCAATACTATTTATAATAATTGATTTTGCATATCTACTGGAGCCAATGATGTTTAGTTCATTATTATGTTTAATTCTTTTTACTAACTCTATTATTATTTGTGAATTTGAAATATAACTAATTAATGAATTTAAACTCATTTATATTTAATTAACTTGATTACTACTTAAGGTTATATTATATTATATTTTACAAAGATTGTGAATAATAATTAATGGATTCTGCTGCAATAAATTCCTTTATACCAACGCTTGATCAAGTTGATAGTTGGTCAGAAATTTTTACACTTTTACCTATCTTGATTATTTTAGAATTATTGCTATCGGCAGATAACGCGATTGCTTTGGCATCGCTTACTAAATCTCTTGATAGTCCTTTATTAAGATCTAAAGCTTTAAATATAGGCATAACTATTTCTTTATTATTCAGAATATTTCTTATTCTCCTATCAAATATTCTTCTGAAATTTATAATAATTCGCATATTTGCAGGTTTATATCTTATTTATTTATTTATATCAAATGTGTTTTTTAATAGCGAGTCCGACACTCAAGAAACAGACAATGATAAAAAGAATAATAATTTTAAATTTCTAAAGATTGTTGCTTTGCTTTCTTTGACTGATTTCGCCTTTTCAATTGACAGCATTACAACAGCTGTTGCTATAAGTGATCAATATATTCTTATTATTTTTGGAGCAATTATAGGTGTATTAGCATTACGATTTACTTCAGGTATATTTCTTAATCTTTTAGAGAAATTTGTAAGATTAGAAACTGCTGGTTACATTGCTATATTAATTGTTGGGATAAAGCTTCTTCTAAATACATTAATTACTGAGACAATTCTTCCAGATTATTATTTTTATATTTTGATATTAATTTCTTTCATTTGGGG is part of the Prochlorococcus marinus subsp. pastoris str. CCMP1986 genome and harbors:
- the mfd gene encoding transcription-repair coupling factor, which produces MSLNSLISYISNSQIIIELVKRIKHNNELNIIGSSRYAKSIIINSIANKENKDILLISPNEEIAYKWYGYFDSIDNRNVLYYPPSENLPYASINRSKETEYSQLSVISKIIKKERKELNIIITTERSLQPHLIKINQFKENIFTLIKGNELDIKELTKKLVLLGYNKENLTSQEGSWSRRGEIIDIYPVNNELPVRIEYFDNIIDKIREYDPVSQRTLDSVNKVEIVQVGFNLLIRKSLENLSEQGTFNSEEITTKNNLDRYLGVIEEHPSNLLDYINKETLIVIDEKEECNKFSNNWCLESDNNFELHKDEIANNLKSNNINIKVKSNLHEKFESIIKTFSNYNVINLYEFESKRNLDNRFLLSDKRINTSSKHIGKLSKEINKFILNKDKVWILSAQPLRTKSLFFEHECNTTYLDKPNDLESAHKLIENSTPVIIKNKNNYEIEGFYLPIWKVILITDKELFSQQALFNNVFIRKRKRSVNSNINVNKINPGDYIVHKNHGIGQFLKIEKINITGESRDYLVIRYLDGKISVAADQLGSINRYRSSGKIKPRINKLGGTEWLKIKDKNRKIIKKVALDILKLYAKREKLKGHIFPEDGPWQKELEESFPYQATPDQITAVKEVKIDMESDKPMDRLVCGDVGFGKTEVAVRAIFKAITSGKQVILLAPTTILAQQHWRTFYNRFSPYPIKVSLLNRFKTNTEKKDIYNGLKNNKIDLVVATHQILGKEIEIKNLGLLVIDEEQRFGVRQKEKIKNIKTNIDVLTLSATPIPRTLYMSLSGLRQMSLLNTPPPSRRSIKTYLSEIDMDVIRTAISQELDRGGQIFYVLPRISDIDQAVNKLKNMFKDLKYIVAHGQMNEIDLENAMIAFNNGEVDLMICTTIIESGLDIPRVNTIVIEDSHKFGLSQLYQLRGRVGRSGIQAHAWLFYPNINKINEASKQRLKAIKDFSELGSGYQLAMKDMEIRGVGSLLGEEQSGKVNAIGYDLYIEMLHEAISEINGQEVPEVNDTQVDLPINAFIPGTWILNREEKLDAYKYATECTNHKELTELATDWTNRYGVLPKPVESLILLMKLKLLAKKCGFNKIKLKKPNVIIETRLKNSTFKLIKKGLPSNIQSKFNYEEDDQFSKIIIRGLGVTDIQNQIDQLIYWLGLFVKEINNFDKETSVTKI
- a CDS encoding TerC family protein is translated as MDSAAINSFIPTLDQVDSWSEIFTLLPILIILELLLSADNAIALASLTKSLDSPLLRSKALNIGITISLLFRIFLILLSNILLKFIIIRIFAGLYLIYLFISNVFFNSESDTQETDNDKKNNNFKFLKIVALLSLTDFAFSIDSITTAVAISDQYILIIFGAIIGVLALRFTSGIFLNLLEKFVRLETAGYIAILIVGIKLLLNTLITETILPDYYFYILILISFIWGLSKRDQII